A window of Mycolicibacterium fluoranthenivorans contains these coding sequences:
- a CDS encoding PhoX family protein: MSLVPLNLFVAHQGRSSRQHVTCRNRCGDACSRPAPNTSDNAYFGDIVAAMSRRSVLRATGVAVLAVGAGSALAACAGETSTAPSSSTAAAGEPLPGMRFESVAPNTEDAVVVPDGYQQRVVIAWGDPVLPGAPVFDITRQTGAAQRAQFGFNNDFAALLPVEGVAGHYLLVSNHEYVSPQFMFHGYDADAPTREQFDIETGAVGLSVVEVQRSPQGGLRPVMGRYNRRITADTPFALTGPAAGSPAVRTAADPAGRTVIGTFANCSGGVTPWGTVLSGEENFHTYFGAAEGTAPADPARYKRYGVLTEPSELKWENFDPRFDLAETPQEVNRFGYVIEINPWDPASVPVKHSALGRFKHEAANVYVTGDGTVVVYTGDDERFDYMYKFVSDKLIQPGDFAHNMTLLDEGTLYVAKLSSDIPATEIDGSGKLPAAGAFAGTGTWIPLLHSGPAGKAESLVEGFSAQDVAVFTRLAADKAGATKMDRPEDFEANPKTGKLYVALTNNDKRGAEGKATPDAANPRNENKNGQILEITDDHGGTSFTWDLLLVCGDPAAADTYFGGFDKTKVSPISCPDNVAFDGHGNLWISTDGNALKSNDGLFAVALDGNRRGETKQFLTVPIGAETCGPVVTDDLITVSVQHPGEGDDHSLDNPLSHWPDGGTAPARPAVVAVWRDGGAIGL, from the coding sequence ATGTCGCTCGTACCGCTGAATCTCTTTGTCGCGCACCAGGGTCGGTCGTCGCGCCAGCATGTGACCTGCCGAAATCGGTGCGGGGACGCCTGTTCCAGGCCCGCCCCCAACACCAGTGACAACGCCTACTTCGGCGATATCGTGGCGGCGATGTCGCGGCGGTCGGTGCTGCGCGCGACCGGCGTCGCGGTGCTGGCCGTCGGAGCCGGATCGGCACTCGCCGCCTGTGCCGGCGAAACATCCACCGCACCTTCGTCTTCCACGGCGGCAGCCGGCGAACCGCTGCCCGGGATGCGCTTCGAGAGCGTCGCACCCAATACCGAGGACGCCGTCGTGGTCCCCGACGGCTACCAGCAGCGTGTGGTGATCGCCTGGGGTGACCCGGTCCTGCCGGGCGCGCCGGTGTTCGACATCACGCGCCAGACCGGCGCCGCGCAGCGCGCACAGTTCGGGTTCAACAACGACTTCGCCGCGCTGCTGCCGGTCGAGGGTGTCGCCGGGCATTACCTGCTGGTGAGCAATCACGAATACGTCAGCCCGCAGTTCATGTTCCACGGCTACGACGCCGACGCGCCGACCCGCGAGCAGTTCGACATCGAGACCGGCGCGGTCGGCCTGTCCGTCGTCGAGGTGCAGCGCAGCCCGCAGGGTGGGCTACGCCCCGTCATGGGCCGCTACAACCGCCGCATCACCGCCGACACACCGTTCGCCCTGACCGGGCCCGCGGCCGGATCACCCGCCGTGCGGACCGCCGCGGACCCGGCCGGGCGCACTGTGATCGGTACCTTCGCCAACTGCTCGGGTGGGGTGACCCCGTGGGGCACCGTCCTTTCCGGCGAAGAGAACTTCCACACCTATTTCGGCGCGGCCGAAGGCACGGCACCCGCCGACCCGGCCCGGTACAAGCGCTACGGCGTGCTCACCGAGCCGTCGGAACTCAAGTGGGAGAACTTCGATCCGCGCTTCGACCTGGCCGAGACACCGCAGGAGGTGAACCGGTTCGGCTACGTGATCGAGATCAACCCGTGGGATCCGGCGTCGGTCCCGGTCAAACACTCGGCGCTGGGTCGCTTCAAACACGAGGCGGCCAATGTCTACGTCACCGGCGACGGCACCGTCGTGGTGTACACCGGTGATGACGAGCGCTTCGACTACATGTACAAGTTCGTGTCGGACAAGTTGATCCAGCCCGGTGATTTTGCGCACAACATGACGCTGCTCGACGAGGGCACGCTGTACGTGGCGAAACTGTCCAGCGACATCCCGGCCACCGAGATCGACGGCAGCGGCAAGCTGCCCGCCGCGGGCGCGTTCGCCGGCACCGGGACCTGGATCCCGTTGCTGCACTCCGGGCCCGCCGGTAAGGCCGAGTCCCTGGTCGAAGGCTTCTCGGCGCAGGACGTCGCCGTGTTCACCCGGCTGGCCGCCGACAAGGCCGGCGCCACCAAGATGGACCGCCCGGAGGATTTCGAGGCCAACCCCAAGACCGGCAAGCTCTACGTCGCGCTGACCAACAACGACAAACGCGGCGCCGAGGGCAAGGCCACACCGGATGCGGCCAACCCGCGCAACGAGAACAAGAACGGTCAGATCCTGGAGATCACCGACGACCACGGCGGTACCTCCTTCACCTGGGACCTGCTGCTGGTGTGCGGCGACCCGGCCGCGGCCGACACCTACTTCGGTGGTTTCGACAAGACCAAGGTGAGTCCGATCTCCTGCCCCGACAACGTCGCCTTCGACGGGCACGGCAATCTGTGGATCTCCACCGACGGGAACGCGCTGAAGTCCAACGACGGGCTGTTCGCGGTGGCCCTGGACGGAAACCGACGCGGCGAGACCAAACAGTTCCTGACGGTGCCGATCGGTGCGGAAACCTGCGGACCCGTCGTCACCGACGACCTGATCACCGTCAGCGTGCAGCATCCCGGCGAGGGCGACGATCACAGCCTGGACAACCCGCTGTCGCACTGGCCCGACGGCGGCACCGCGCCGGCCCGGCCGGCGGTGGTCGCGGTATGGCGGGACGGTGGCGCGATCGGGCTGTAG
- a CDS encoding transglycosylase domain-containing protein: MNSEGRHTRSAGDAEREHTAAPGAHRRANVPPDDRQTTLLPPVRNTTEAHLRDPIDVVKAALDGAPPRKPPPPAPPRPPAGGPPPGPPKATRGRFQWKWVRRAVYLGLVLFLVLPFVTFAMAYLIVDVPKPGDIRTAQVSTILASDGSELARIVPPEGNRNDVSINQIPVHVRDAVMAAEDRDFYSNPGFSLSGFARAFKNNIFGGDLQGGSTITQQYVKNALVGDARSGVGGLVRKAKELVISTKMSREWGKDQVLESYLNIIYFGRGAYGISAAAKAYFDKPVEQLDVAEGALLAALIQRPSTLDPAVDPEGAAERWNWVLDGMVDIGALSKTDRAAQVFPPTVPPEQASAANQTTGPNGLIERQVTKELLDLFNINEQTLNTEGLQVTTTIDPTAQKAAEDAVTKTLDGQMPDMRAAAVSIDPKTGGIKAYYGGSDAQGFDFAQAGLPTGSSFKVFALVAALQQGIGLGYQIDSSPVTVNGIKITNVEGEGCGVCNIAEALKRSLNTSYYRLMLKLKNGPQDVADAAHRAGVAESFPGVEHTLSEDGKGGPPNNGIVLGQYQSRVVDMASAYATLADSGVYHKPHFVQKVVDADGKVLFDASQQDNSGEQRIDKAVADNVTAAMQPIAGWSRGHNLAGGRASAAKTGTNQLGDTGANRDAWMVGYTPSLSTAVWVGTTSGTKPLVNEWGGPVYGSGLPSDIWKATMDGALKGTDNETFPKPTEIGGYAGVPQAPPPPPVAPVPPPPSETVIQPTLEIAPGVTIPWGPPTTVPLGPPPPGDPNAPAPPPGPPPPP; encoded by the coding sequence GTGAATAGCGAAGGGCGCCATACGAGGTCAGCGGGTGATGCCGAACGCGAGCACACCGCTGCACCGGGCGCACACCGCCGGGCGAACGTACCGCCCGATGACCGTCAGACCACTCTGTTGCCGCCCGTGCGCAACACCACCGAGGCGCACCTGCGTGACCCGATCGATGTCGTCAAGGCCGCGTTGGACGGCGCACCGCCGCGCAAACCACCGCCGCCGGCACCCCCCCGTCCGCCCGCGGGCGGACCTCCGCCCGGCCCGCCGAAGGCAACGCGCGGCCGCTTCCAGTGGAAGTGGGTGCGCCGCGCCGTCTATCTCGGGCTGGTGCTGTTCCTCGTCCTGCCGTTCGTCACGTTCGCGATGGCCTATCTCATCGTCGACGTGCCCAAACCCGGTGACATCCGCACCGCGCAGGTGTCGACGATCCTGGCCAGTGACGGCAGCGAGCTGGCGAGAATCGTTCCGCCCGAGGGCAACCGCAATGACGTCAGCATCAATCAGATCCCGGTGCACGTCCGCGATGCGGTGATGGCCGCCGAGGACCGCGACTTCTACAGCAACCCGGGCTTCTCGCTGTCGGGCTTCGCGCGCGCCTTCAAGAACAACATCTTCGGCGGTGACCTGCAGGGCGGTTCGACCATCACCCAGCAGTACGTCAAGAACGCCTTGGTCGGCGACGCCCGCTCCGGGGTGGGCGGTTTGGTGCGTAAGGCCAAGGAACTCGTCATCTCGACGAAGATGTCGCGGGAATGGGGCAAGGACCAGGTCCTGGAGTCCTACCTCAACATCATCTACTTCGGACGCGGGGCGTACGGCATCTCGGCCGCGGCCAAGGCGTATTTCGACAAACCCGTCGAACAACTCGATGTCGCCGAGGGCGCCCTTCTGGCGGCGCTGATCCAGCGGCCCTCCACGCTGGACCCCGCGGTGGATCCCGAGGGTGCGGCCGAGCGGTGGAACTGGGTGCTCGACGGCATGGTCGACATCGGTGCGCTGTCCAAGACCGACCGGGCCGCCCAGGTGTTCCCGCCGACGGTGCCGCCCGAGCAGGCCAGCGCGGCGAACCAGACCACCGGTCCCAACGGCTTGATCGAACGGCAGGTCACCAAGGAACTGCTGGACCTGTTCAACATCAACGAGCAGACGCTGAACACCGAGGGCCTTCAGGTCACCACGACCATCGACCCGACCGCGCAGAAGGCGGCCGAGGACGCCGTCACCAAGACGCTCGACGGGCAGATGCCCGATATGCGCGCGGCCGCGGTCTCGATCGACCCGAAGACCGGCGGCATCAAGGCCTACTACGGCGGCTCCGACGCCCAGGGTTTCGATTTCGCCCAGGCCGGTCTCCCGACGGGGTCGTCGTTCAAGGTGTTCGCTCTGGTCGCCGCGCTGCAGCAGGGTATCGGCCTGGGTTACCAGATCGACAGCTCGCCGGTGACGGTCAACGGCATCAAGATCACCAATGTCGAGGGCGAGGGTTGCGGGGTCTGCAATATCGCCGAGGCGTTGAAGCGGTCGCTCAACACCAGCTACTACCGGCTGATGCTCAAGCTCAAGAACGGGCCGCAGGACGTGGCCGACGCCGCGCACCGCGCCGGTGTCGCCGAGAGCTTCCCCGGTGTCGAACACACCTTGAGCGAGGACGGCAAGGGCGGACCGCCCAACAACGGAATCGTGCTGGGCCAGTACCAGAGCCGGGTGGTGGACATGGCCTCGGCGTATGCGACGCTCGCCGACTCGGGCGTCTACCACAAGCCGCACTTCGTCCAGAAGGTCGTCGACGCGGACGGCAAGGTCCTCTTCGATGCCTCGCAGCAGGACAACAGCGGCGAGCAGCGCATCGACAAGGCCGTGGCCGACAACGTCACCGCGGCGATGCAGCCGATCGCCGGCTGGTCCAGAGGCCACAACCTGGCCGGGGGCCGTGCCTCGGCGGCCAAGACCGGCACCAATCAGCTCGGTGACACCGGCGCCAACCGGGACGCCTGGATGGTCGGATACACGCCGTCGCTGTCGACGGCGGTGTGGGTGGGCACCACCTCGGGTACCAAGCCTCTGGTCAACGAATGGGGCGGACCGGTGTACGGGTCCGGGCTGCCGTCCGACATCTGGAAGGCCACGATGGACGGTGCACTCAAGGGCACCGACAACGAGACCTTCCCCAAGCCGACCGAGATCGGTGGCTACGCCGGCGTGCCGCAGGCACCCCCGCCGCCGCCCGTGGCGCCGGTGCCGCCCCCGCCGTCGGAGACCGTCATCCAGCCGACCTTGGAGATTGCGCCC
- a CDS encoding PadR family transcriptional regulator has protein sequence MLELAILGLLLESPMHGYELRKRLTGLLGAFRAFSYGSLYPALRRMQADGLIVEDAAPEGTLKVRRARRVYQLTESGTQRFTELVADTGPQNYTDDGFGVHLAFFNRTPAEARMRILEGRRRQVEERREGLREAIARASSSFDRYTKQLHQLGLESSEREVKWLNELIAAERVAQGRPESQP, from the coding sequence GTGCTGGAGCTCGCCATTCTCGGACTGCTGCTCGAGTCGCCCATGCACGGCTACGAACTACGCAAACGGCTGACCGGGCTGTTGGGCGCGTTCCGGGCTTTCTCCTACGGCTCCCTCTACCCGGCACTGCGGCGCATGCAGGCCGACGGCCTGATCGTCGAGGACGCGGCACCCGAAGGCACCCTCAAGGTCCGTCGGGCGCGACGCGTCTACCAGCTCACCGAATCGGGCACGCAACGCTTCACCGAGCTGGTCGCCGACACCGGGCCACAGAACTACACCGACGACGGTTTCGGGGTACATCTGGCCTTCTTCAACCGCACCCCGGCCGAAGCCAGAATGCGGATCCTGGAAGGCCGGCGGCGCCAGGTCGAGGAACGTCGCGAGGGCCTGCGGGAAGCCATCGCCCGGGCCAGCAGTTCCTTCGATCGCTACACCAAGCAGCTGCATCAGCTGGGCCTGGAATCCAGTGAGCGCGAAGTGAAATGGCTCAACGAGTTGATCGCAGCCGAACGGGTGGCGCAGGGCCGCCCGGAGTCACAACCCTGA
- a CDS encoding alpha/beta fold hydrolase, with protein MTPQIPDDDLADLDEFGLLHENAAQIGATVIPPVTRVDAGRVSFLKWGTESPRVVFLHGGGQNAHTWDTVILGLEVPALAVDLPGHGRSAWRADGDYGPKLGAQAIAPILREHAPDTRLVVGMSLGGLTALRIAATEPTLVPELVLVDVTPSAPERHTEMTKAQMGTVALVQENRTFPTFEAILEATVAAAPHRDRNSLRRGVFHNAKQLDDGSWTWRYDSFRKGDGFSGLWDDVPAISMPTTLIRGANSFFVNDEDAATFARTAPGFRRTHVVDGAGHSVQGDQPAALVALLKDVLG; from the coding sequence ATGACTCCACAGATCCCGGATGACGACCTGGCCGACCTCGACGAGTTCGGCCTCTTGCACGAGAACGCCGCACAGATCGGCGCCACCGTGATCCCGCCGGTGACGCGCGTCGACGCCGGCCGGGTCAGCTTCCTCAAATGGGGTACCGAGTCACCCCGGGTGGTGTTCCTGCACGGCGGCGGACAGAATGCGCACACCTGGGACACCGTCATCCTCGGGCTGGAGGTACCGGCCCTGGCCGTCGACCTGCCCGGGCACGGCCGCTCGGCGTGGCGGGCGGACGGTGATTACGGCCCCAAGCTCGGCGCCCAGGCCATCGCGCCGATCCTGCGCGAGCACGCCCCCGACACCCGGCTCGTGGTCGGCATGTCGCTGGGCGGGCTGACGGCGCTGCGTATCGCGGCGACCGAACCCACGCTGGTGCCCGAGCTCGTCCTCGTCGACGTGACACCGTCCGCTCCCGAGCGGCACACCGAGATGACCAAGGCTCAGATGGGCACCGTCGCACTGGTTCAGGAGAACCGGACCTTTCCCACCTTCGAGGCCATCCTGGAGGCCACCGTCGCCGCAGCACCACACCGGGACCGGAACTCGTTGCGGCGCGGGGTATTCCACAACGCCAAACAGCTCGACGACGGCTCCTGGACGTGGCGTTACGACTCGTTCCGCAAGGGCGACGGGTTCAGCGGCCTGTGGGATGACGTACCGGCCATCAGCATGCCCACCACGCTCATCCGAGGTGCCAACTCGTTCTTCGTCAACGACGAGGACGCCGCGACCTTCGCCCGCACCGCCCCGGGCTTCCGGCGCACGCACGTCGTCGACGGCGCGGGACATTCCGTGCAGGGCGATCAGCCCGCGGCCCTGGTCGCACTGCTCAAGGATGTGCTGGGCTGA
- a CDS encoding DUF5318 family protein → MRLQRQVVDYALRRRSLLAEVYSGRTGVTEVCDANPYLLRAAKYHGKPSSVMCPICRKEQLTLVSWVFGDHLGPVSGSARTAEELVLLATRYDEFAVHVVEVCRTCSWNHLVKSYVLGAPRSPKAPKAPRTRTARSGARTASE, encoded by the coding sequence GTGCGATTGCAGCGACAGGTGGTGGATTACGCGCTCCGGCGCCGATCCCTGCTGGCCGAGGTGTATTCCGGACGTACCGGGGTGACCGAGGTGTGCGACGCCAATCCCTACTTATTGCGTGCCGCCAAGTACCACGGGAAACCCAGTTCGGTGATGTGCCCGATCTGCCGCAAGGAGCAGCTCACCTTGGTGTCCTGGGTCTTCGGTGACCATCTCGGTCCGGTGTCGGGCTCTGCCCGCACCGCCGAGGAGCTGGTGCTGTTGGCGACGCGCTACGACGAATTCGCGGTACATGTGGTGGAGGTATGCCGGACCTGCAGTTGGAACCATCTGGTCAAGTCCTATGTGCTCGGCGCGCCGCGGTCGCCGAAGGCCCCCAAGGCGCCCCGCACTCGAACGGCGCGTTCCGGCGCGCGTACGGCCAGTGAATAG
- a CDS encoding DUF1707 SHOCT-like domain-containing protein, whose amino-acid sequence MATRQSAATRAKDTDRNDTCKVLDTALSEGQLSMEEHRERVSAATNAATLGALQNLVSDLQVGNAPVTLPNLKPERSLAGTAAGGGWGLRVATAAVLVLLGIAIGWGLYGNSSSPLSFTTDPGAKADGIPATVLTPPRQLQSLGGLTGLFEQMRQKFGDTKGYSITIFEDYASLTRPDPKEPRRALNYYYRGGWDDPSETSVSDGDRVVDLGAFDIPKMVGIIRGAAQSVGINPTEVKSTHVSIEPNSDITAPPGAIEISVYVSPKFGNSGYIELNGDGTIKRVNYAG is encoded by the coding sequence GTGGCGACACGGCAGAGCGCAGCAACCCGGGCCAAAGACACCGACCGCAACGACACGTGCAAGGTGCTCGACACCGCGCTGTCCGAAGGTCAGCTGTCCATGGAGGAGCACCGCGAGCGCGTCAGCGCGGCCACCAATGCCGCCACCCTCGGCGCGCTGCAGAATCTGGTCAGCGATCTCCAGGTGGGCAATGCCCCGGTCACTCTGCCCAACCTGAAACCGGAACGGAGCCTGGCAGGCACCGCCGCCGGCGGGGGCTGGGGCCTGCGGGTGGCGACGGCCGCCGTGCTGGTGTTGCTGGGCATCGCCATCGGCTGGGGCCTGTACGGCAATTCGTCCTCACCGCTGAGTTTCACCACCGACCCCGGTGCCAAGGCCGACGGCATCCCGGCCACCGTCCTGACCCCGCCCAGGCAATTGCAGTCACTCGGCGGGCTCACCGGCCTGTTCGAGCAGATGCGGCAGAAGTTCGGCGATACCAAGGGCTACAGCATCACCATCTTCGAGGATTACGCCTCGTTGACCCGCCCCGATCCGAAGGAGCCGCGGCGGGCGCTGAACTACTACTACCGCGGCGGTTGGGACGATCCGTCCGAGACCAGCGTGAGTGACGGCGACAGGGTGGTCGACCTGGGTGCCTTCGACATCCCGAAGATGGTGGGGATCATCCGGGGCGCCGCGCAGAGCGTGGGCATCAACCCCACCGAGGTGAAGAGCACCCACGTCAGCATCGAGCCCAACAGCGATATCACCGCCCCGCCCGGCGCCATCGAGATCAGCGTCTACGTCTCACCGAAGTTCGGCAACAGCGGCTATATCGAGCTCAACGGCGACGGCACCATCAAACGCGTCAACTACGCCGGCTGA
- a CDS encoding inositol-3-phosphate synthase: MSESNEVRVAIVGVGNCASSLVQGVQYYKDADENASVPGLMHVKFGQYHVRDVKFVAAFDVDAKKVGFDLSEAIFASENNTIKIADVPPTDIVVQRGPTLDGIGKYYAETIEISDTEPVDVVQALKDAKVDVLVSYLPVGSDEADKFYAQCAIDAKVAFVNALPVFIASDPVWAKRFEDAGVPIVGDDIKSQVGATITHRVMAKLFEDRGVTLDRTYQLNVGGNMDFKNMLERERLESKKVSKTQAVTSNLTGSLAGKIDDKNVHIGPSDHVAWLDDRKWAYVRLEGRAFGDVPLNLEYKLEVWDSPNSAGIIIDAVRAAKIAKDRGIGGPIIPASAYLMKSPPKQLADDVARTELENFIRG; the protein is encoded by the coding sequence ATGTCTGAGTCGAACGAAGTTCGGGTCGCTATCGTCGGCGTGGGCAACTGCGCGTCCTCACTCGTCCAGGGCGTCCAGTACTACAAGGATGCCGACGAGAACGCCTCAGTCCCCGGCTTGATGCATGTCAAGTTCGGCCAGTACCACGTGCGCGACGTGAAGTTCGTCGCCGCGTTCGACGTCGACGCCAAGAAGGTCGGATTCGACCTCTCGGAGGCCATCTTCGCCTCGGAGAACAACACCATCAAGATCGCCGACGTGCCGCCGACGGATATCGTCGTGCAGCGCGGGCCGACCCTGGACGGCATCGGCAAGTACTACGCCGAGACCATCGAGATCTCCGACACCGAGCCCGTCGACGTGGTGCAGGCACTCAAGGACGCCAAAGTCGACGTGCTGGTGTCCTACCTGCCGGTCGGCTCCGACGAGGCCGACAAGTTCTACGCCCAGTGCGCCATCGACGCCAAAGTGGCGTTCGTCAACGCCCTGCCCGTGTTCATCGCCTCGGATCCGGTGTGGGCCAAGAGGTTCGAAGATGCCGGCGTCCCGATCGTCGGCGACGACATCAAGAGCCAGGTCGGCGCCACCATCACCCACCGCGTGATGGCCAAGCTGTTCGAGGACCGCGGCGTCACCCTGGACCGCACCTACCAGCTCAACGTCGGCGGCAACATGGACTTCAAGAACATGCTCGAGCGCGAGCGCCTGGAATCCAAGAAGGTCTCCAAGACCCAGGCCGTCACGTCGAACCTGACCGGCTCGCTGGCCGGCAAGATCGATGACAAGAACGTGCACATCGGCCCGTCGGACCACGTCGCGTGGCTCGATGACCGCAAGTGGGCCTATGTGCGTCTGGAAGGCCGCGCCTTCGGCGATGTGCCCCTGAACCTGGAGTACAAGCTCGAGGTGTGGGACTCGCCGAACTCCGCCGGCATCATCATCGATGCCGTGCGCGCCGCGAAGATCGCCAAGGACCGCGGTATCGGCGGCCCGATCATCCCGGCCTCGGCCTACCTGATGAAGAGCCCGCCCAAGCAGCTGGCCGACGATGTCGCCCGCACCGAGCTGGAGAACTTCATCCGCGGATAG
- a CDS encoding DUF1707 SHOCT-like domain-containing protein yields MAARTRAKDSDRDATCRLLDNALADGQLSGEEHRRRVQTAVTATTLGELEALVADLQPAEQDRPPARTRAKRTVVVAAVGITAAVLVVLATAVDWGGADAPAADPGPVAPVPESPVALAPPAPTVAPDTVPPAVITPVRDLHTVEGLSAVIEAMRARFGDTMGYELAIGTDQATLARPDPADAQSKVVYPYRGGWDDPSKRARSDGDDLTDLAAFDIPATAAALAAAPATLNIAPADVSSSYLDIDHVAAEGGLELLVRITTKSGSSGYLYLDPSAKVKRLENPS; encoded by the coding sequence ATGGCTGCACGCACACGGGCGAAGGACAGTGACCGTGACGCGACCTGCCGACTTCTGGACAACGCCCTGGCCGACGGGCAGCTCTCCGGGGAGGAGCACCGGCGCCGGGTGCAGACCGCCGTGACGGCCACCACCCTCGGCGAGCTGGAGGCCCTCGTGGCCGATCTGCAGCCGGCCGAGCAGGACCGCCCGCCCGCCCGCACCCGCGCCAAGCGCACCGTGGTGGTGGCCGCCGTCGGTATCACCGCCGCGGTGCTGGTCGTCCTCGCCACGGCGGTCGACTGGGGCGGTGCGGACGCCCCGGCCGCAGACCCTGGTCCGGTCGCACCGGTGCCCGAATCGCCGGTGGCACTCGCGCCGCCGGCGCCGACCGTCGCACCCGACACCGTGCCCCCGGCCGTCATCACCCCGGTGCGCGACCTGCACACCGTCGAAGGCCTGAGTGCGGTCATCGAGGCGATGCGCGCCCGGTTCGGCGACACCATGGGCTACGAACTCGCCATCGGGACCGACCAGGCAACGCTGGCCCGGCCCGACCCGGCCGATGCGCAGTCGAAGGTGGTCTACCCCTACCGCGGCGGCTGGGACGACCCGTCCAAGCGGGCGCGGTCCGATGGCGACGACCTGACCGATCTGGCCGCCTTCGACATTCCGGCCACCGCCGCGGCGCTGGCCGCCGCCCCGGCGACACTGAACATCGCGCCGGCCGACGTGTCGAGCAGCTATCTCGATATCGACCACGTCGCCGCCGAGGGCGGGCTCGAGCTGCTGGTGAGGATCACCACGAAATCCGGCTCCAGCGGTTACCTCTATCTCGATCCGTCCGCGAAGGTGAAACGCCTCGAGAATCCCAGCTGA